One Nitrososphaerota archaeon DNA window includes the following coding sequences:
- a CDS encoding proteasome subunit beta has protein sequence MSANSVEDKILHGTTTVGIKASDGVVLCADMRASAGYFIANNNTMKVQQLARHAGMTMAGGVADAQNITDVLRYHSNIHLVQKNENIPIRSLARLCSLMFHQNRGYPFIADILIGGYDKQGPQLVNIDVFGSVEEKKYVTTGSGSPVAYGTLEDEYRDNLTVNEAKVIALRAVKAAIVRNIGTGDGINVAIIDKDGYRLLTKEQKKAIITL, from the coding sequence GTGTCAGCTAATAGCGTAGAAGACAAAATTCTACATGGAACAACCACGGTAGGTATCAAGGCAAGCGACGGCGTAGTCTTGTGTGCAGACATGCGTGCAAGCGCAGGCTATTTCATTGCAAACAACAACACAATGAAAGTGCAACAGCTAGCAAGACATGCCGGAATGACAATGGCGGGTGGAGTTGCAGATGCACAAAACATCACAGATGTTCTAAGATACCACTCAAATATTCACTTGGTACAAAAAAATGAAAACATCCCAATCAGATCACTTGCAAGACTCTGTTCATTGATGTTCCACCAAAACAGGGGCTATCCGTTCATTGCAGATATTCTCATCGGCGGATACGACAAACAAGGACCGCAGCTAGTAAACATTGACGTGTTTGGCTCTGTTGAAGAGAAAAAATATGTCACAACAGGAAGCGGCTCACCAGTGGCATATGGAACACTAGAAGACGAATACCGAGACAACCTCACAGTAAATGAGGCAAAGGTAATCGCATTGCGTGCTGTTAAGGCAGCAATTGTTAGAAACATTGGAACCGGCGACGGAATCAATGTTGCAATTATCGATAAGGATGGCTATCGCCTTTTGACCAAAGAGCAAAAGAAAGCCATCATTACTTTGTAG